From a region of the Syngnathus scovelli strain Florida chromosome 19, RoL_Ssco_1.2, whole genome shotgun sequence genome:
- the LOC125986518 gene encoding uncharacterized protein isoform X1 codes for MASFFEMYFEASKWCDGLACQVCLTKYKIFAEFKRHIFSKEHQKKMTQVFETEGHSLPGKLPLIIIMDRSFHQTTQHPILGLQLLTVCFSRGMDNVLYLCHVCEELVTGQDILEHINSSCHECNYYSFMDSINTERRKILKQANVDKVGPLKILNLPYWLTATYASSSYFQVMRWLSMFVQLPTLLEDVKPMLETESEYQKVHNKCPLPGESLLFFVQLNMWAQMYLFPLVDSAEKSYKIRCQNCNIQCHKPEEYLQHVQSATHKKTMKSISSHGNMNSSADTQETKDGVPCPPGLQNILNQLGKHMQRGVSMMVFCLSSAAPASEAVCVCFACQDAVPQSTLAKHLNSHKHFLKTLLHLNPWRLPFGWRQVLGRRFLQSEVEAEEKERGWSQVVVKVMDLPSSMLKSINPPNYQKAMDKLSSHVVVMKRNVPACQTFTRLHERKTFPLLGHNFLVLHEVHDAARHATYNSVLCLLCGRRLTDQEGYAHVFSWEHVVMFLDRFHPGSVSIGCGINVLLDLAAQAARLRNVSFIQTITLDKPIEEPCDYNKVKLILSAAKRRRSKSPLMPLVLPRAALVPKETVTSSTAANSKKPAHSSKNTNKSPKDSNQTSGLQKTESETRQQKSGQGNAEGEEKRPGETLDDKPGCKRQRKRAREITPHDEKPSKSTLHGLAPPSTPKPTTDSHGATGAKTIYAPTGTKPTLSNSINGTAPVAHCAATSKCAATQSSPKPSLIVSPSLHKVPKAEPESELSPSASSAAQKNPAAGVGAQKPETQSSKKVNIKGGVDNDTEARVCKTRSSARRPTSTAQPLHSKAKLTLSKVGLSFIVAVNSDGRKQSYCTLCHIRLDRSSHPTENLHFHNYIKRRFPEVNDEHLVSINLEKLAFSFTEVEKSLGLRNIQTIEVSEEEYNELSSLPEAQALQRLETQFRVASKSLIPVGQKGFFNSTQGSSTLEEASDTEIHVSTADDELKPVLEKIHGLKCSETHRIDYIDLTLDEENLEGFEPTTSTPLSQKLQTDDLPINDDKNVDGSDEPSPSTSVGPDPRISEPSLKAEENLPYMSEPSPPLVSGLQPGDLNLKGAEKNPGGSDMLSHPETSGSDPHVNGPGLTLQGPNKSSWLSLVGQDRPKSPFGKCKGEKRRSPNQGVSQAVLLAGTASNLTMFLWVRGLSVIGLASVYECRGTSSSFYLCTSCRQKFTVSGICPHMVSVEHQSMYMMKAYPHFLETFWYEADLVEEMKLDILSDIAVKVAAEEQYKKMDAKVVLLLDEMYEHVWNAPAGEALTMLQSAMSQSDGSSQQIEASQAPEKHSAHDMDLCGDQNAVSLSSATSAVVSPQESGRSFQRPTEAPILSWVSSTPPLVKVKEEAVHSQCRPPENKLGLLNQTPPLNQVKKEPIPVESNVPVELGKNQPSLQVEPELRSPASGSGTTPGPTNVGTSTFQVKADLNASKSKPLKTGGSISKVQAELLPQESQSLKTSEESVSPASARLVSEVRPKFQVKQEQMPQESTAGPSYGVSAEPTIAERGAPTLQPPWIGQVKDKTVPLDSVSSVTTRLRSETEPHSQLKTLLLEETQPSSQAKDDLTRSQGRLPATEIPSHFWVKEQAHTKGGASLAATSTIRQDKSLPTRKRASLESLDQLIWICSNKTPLPEPMPVKNGLKSSQAKVAKVAVVEPSGDPAHGDPEKSKAANKSSNPAAVVPSNGSQDIKSGAIEPWMRQMAPDPLPHKSVICVEKSTNTVVPCDLNWPGDIIVKPDTTYVDAGPDNVVPQGFEKQIPVSSDVVAADHQASFAGPTAEQLQPLNPGSRQIPPVLNGQPGCDHRLAMNGPAEGSCSNVGQTYPLQFYIQQAPNQGAVAVSEQTAAWLSHPMQPRVLQQLPYQRPWLPANVTNSAPHLWTHHFGSYFATPVTLLSVKDVLARPSPPQ; via the exons ATGGCTTCGTTTTTCGAAATGTACTTTGAAGCGAGCAAATGGTGCGACGGTCTCGCATGCCAG GTGTGCCtcacaaaatacaaaatatttgcCGAGTTCAAGCGTCACATATTCTCGAAAGAGCACCAGAAG AAAATGACTCAAGTGTTTGAGACAG AGGGCCACTCGCTTCCCG GCAAGCTCCCGCTCATCATTATCATGGACCGAAGCTTCCATCAGACGACACAACATCCCATTTTAG GACTGCAACTGCTGACCGTTTGTTTTAGTCGGGGAATGGACAACGTTTTGTACTTGTGCCACGTCTGCGAGGAGCTCGTGACGGGTCAGGATATCTTGGAGCACATcaactctagctgccacgaatgCAACTACTAC AGCTTCATGGATTCCATCAATACAGAAAGGCGGAAAATTTTAAAGCAGGCCAATGTGGACAAGGTTGGACCGCTTAAG ATCCTAAATTTGCCTTATTGGCTGACTGCCACGTATGCGTCGTCGAGCTACTTCCAAG TGATGCGCTGGCTCAGCATGTTTGTCCAGCTTCCCACGCTGCTCGAAG ATGTGAAGCCCATGCTTGAGACAGAGAGCGAGTACCAAAAGGTCCACAACAAATGTCCACTGCCGGGTGAGTCGTTGTTATTTTTTGTACAATTAAATATGTGGGCTCAAATGTATCTATTTCCTCTGGTAGATTCTGCTGAGAAGTCGTACAAAATACGTTGTCAG AACTGTAACATCCAGTGCCACAAGCCCGAGGAATATTTGCAGCACGTGCAAAGTGCGACGCACAAAAAG ACGATGAAGAGCATCTCCAGTCACGGTAACATGAATTCGTCAGCCGACACGCAAGAAACCAAAGATGGCGTTCCTTGTCCGCCAGGTCTGCAAAATATCTTAAACCAACTTGGAAAGCACATGCAGCGAG GTGTGTCCATGATGGTGTTCTGCCTCAGCTCGGCGGCGCCGGCATCTGAagccgtgtgcgtgtgtttcgCATGCCAGGACGCCGTCCCACAGTCAACGCTGGCCAAACATTTGAACTCGCACAAGCATTTCCTGAAAACACTG TTGCATCTGAATCCGTGGCGACTGCCGTTTGGTTGGCGGCAAGTTCTGGGACGCCGGTTCTTACAGTCCGAGGTGGAGGCAGAAGAGAAGGAAAGAGGGTGGAGTCAGGTGGTTGTGAAG GTGATGGATTTACCCTCCTCGATGTTAAAAAGCATCAACCCACCAAATTACCAGAAAG CGATGGACAAACTGTCGAGCCATGTCGTTGTGATGAAACGCAACG TGCCGGCTTGCCAGACGTTCACCCGCCTCCACGAACGCAAAACGTTCCCACTTTTGG GGCACAATTTTCTGGTGTTGCACGAGGTCCACGACGCAGCCCGTCACGCCACGTACAACTCGGTGCTGTGTCTGCTGTGCGGGAGGCGGCTCACGGACCAGGAGGGCTACGCGCACGTTTTCAGCTGGGAACACGTCGTCATGTTTCTC GATCGATTCCATCCCGGCTCGGTGAGCATCGGTTGTGGTATCAATGTTTTACTGGACCTGGCGGCCCAGGCTGCACGCCTTCGCAACGTGTCTTTTATACAG ACAATAACGTTGGATAAGCCCATCGAGGAACCGTGCGATTACAACAAAG TGAAATTGATCCTAAGTGCAGCAAAGCGAAGGAGGAGCAAGAGTCCGCTCATGCCCCTCGTCCTACCTCGAGCAGCGTTGG TTCCCAAAGaaactgtgacatcatcaacagCCGCGAACAGCAAGAAACCCGCACACTCTTCAAAAAATACCAATAAAAGTCCCAAAGACAGTAATCAGACCTCTGGCCTCCAAAAGACTGAGAGTGAGACGAGGCAACAGAAGAGTGGGCAAGGAAATGCAGAAGGTGAGGAAAAAAGGCCCGGTGAGACTCTGGATGATAAGCCGGGCTGCAAAAGACAACGAAAGCGCGCCAGAGAAATCACGCCGCATGACGAAAAGCCAAGCAAGTCCACCTTGCATGGACTTGCCCCGCCGTCAACTCCCAAGCCCACGACAGACAGCCATGGCGCCACCGGTGCCAAAACCATTTATGCTCCGACTGGCACCAAGCCCACACTATCGAATAGCATTAACGGAACCGCCCCTGTCGCTCACTGTGCGGCTACCTCCAAGTGTGCGGCGACCCAATCCAGCCCCAAACCTTCGCTCATCGTGTCTCCCTCGTTGCACAAAGTACCCAAAGCTGAACCTGAAAGCGAACTTTCACCAAGCGCTAGCAGCGCAGCCCAGAAAAACCCGGCGGCGGGGGTTGGAGCTCAAAAACCCGAAACGCAGAGTTCCAAGAAGGTGAACATCAAGGGGGGCGTCGACAATGACACAGAAGCTCGGGTCTGTAAGACGCGCTCGTCCGCCCGACGCCCGACCTCCACAGCCCAGCCATTGCACAGCAAAGCCAAGCTGACTCTTTCTAAAGTTG GCCTGAGCTTCATCGTTGCGGTCAACAGCGACGGGAGGAAGCAATCCTACTGCACGCTATGCCATATCCGATTGGACCGCTCCAGTCACCCCACGGAAAACCTTCACTTCCACAACTACATC AAACGGAGGTTCCCGGAGGTGAATGACGAGCACTTGGTGAGCATCAACCTAGAAAAGTTAGCCTTCAGCTTCACTGAGGTGGAGAAGTCTTTGGGACTTCGCAACATCCAG ACAATCGAAGTGAGCGAGGAAGAGTACAACGAGCTGTCGAGTCTTCCAGAGGCTCAAG CGCTGCAGAGATTGGAGACTCAATTCCGGGTTGCTTCCAAATCTTTGATACCTGTGGGACAAAAGGGTTTCTTCAACTCCACGCAAGGAAGTTCCACCCTGGAAGAAG CCTCTGACACAGAGATCCACGTTAGCACTGCCGATGATGAGCTGAAGCCCGTTCTTGAGAAAATCCATGGACTCAAATGTTCTGAGACACACCGCATTGATTATATCGATTTAACCTTAGATGAAGAAAACCTGGAAGGCTTTGAGCCTACAACTTCAACGCCTTTAAGCCAAAAACTGCAGACTGATGATCTCCCCATAAATGATGATAAGAATGTGGACGGTTCTGATGAGCCCTCGCCATCAACGTCGGTGGGCCCCGACCCAAGGATTAGTGAGCCAAGTTTAAAGGCCGAAGAGAACCTGCCTTACATGAGTGAGCCCTCGCCACCACTCGTGTCAGGACTCCAGCCTGGTGATCTAAACTTGAAAGGTGCGGAGAAGAATCCAGGAGGCTCCGACATGCTTTCACATCCAGAGACGTCAGGATCAGACCCGCACGTCAACGGTCCAGGTCTAACTCTGCAAGGACCAAATAAGTCCTCATGGTTGTCGCTGGTGGGACAAGACCGGCCAAAGAGTCCGTTTGGGAAGTGCAAGGGTGAAAAACGGCGCAGTCCGAATCAAGGTGTTTCGCAAGCGGTTCTTCTAGCAG GAACTGCAAGCAATTTGACCATGTTCTTGTGGGTGAGGGGACTGTCAGTCATCG GGCTGGCATCGGTGTACGAGTGTCGTGGGACGTCTTCATCCTTCTACTTGTGCACGAGCTGCCGCCAGAAGTTCACCGTCAGCGGTATCTGCCCGCACATGGTCAGCGTGGAGCACCAGTCGATGTACATG ATGAAAGCATATCCTCACTTTTTGGAGACTTTTTGGTACGAGGCGGACCTCGTAGAAGAAATGAAACTGGATATTCTCAGTGATATTGCCGTTAAAGTCGCTGCTGAGGAGCAGTACAAAAAGATGGATGCCAAG gttgtacTACTCCTTGATGAAATGTACGAGCACGTTTGGAACGCTCCAGCCGGAGAAG CGCTCACCATGCTGCAGAGTGCCATGTCCCAGTCTGACGGCTCCTCACAGCAAATTG AAGCAAGCCAGGCACCTGAGAAACACAGTGCACACGACATGGATTTGTGTGGGGACCAAAATGCTGTTTCGCTTTCGTCCGCAACTAGCGCAGTCGTCAGTCCGCAAGAGAGTGGCAGAAGTTTTCAGCGTCCGACCGAAGCGCCGATTTTGAGTTGGGTCTCCAGTACGCCACCGTTGGTCAAAGTGAAAGAGGAGGCGGTGCACTCGCAATGCAGACCTCCTGAGAACAAATTGGGTTTGCTTAACCAAACTCCACCTCTTAATCAAGTGaagaaagaaccgatacccgtaGAGTCTAACGTCCCTGTAGAACTAGGTAAGAATCAGCCTAGTTTGCAAGTGGAACCTGAGCTGAGGTCTCCAGCATCTGGATCTGGAACAACTCCTGGTCCAACTAATGTGGGGACATCCACTTTTCAAGTGAAGGCTGATTTGAACGCCTCAAAGTCCAAACCACTGAAAACTGGTGGATCCATTTCTAAGGTGCAGGCTGAACTCTTGCCGCAAGAGTCACAATCTCTCAAAACCTCTGAAGAGTCAGTATCTCCTGCATCTGCCAGACTTGTTTCTGAAGTAAGGCCGAAATTTCAAGTGAAGCAAGAACAAATGCCACAAGAGTCAACTGCTGGTCCAAGTTATGGAGTGAGCGCCGAACCGACGATCGCAGAACGTGGCGCTCCTACCTTGCAACCGCCTTGGATTGGTCAGGTGAAAGATAAAACTGTCCCCTTGGATAGTGTATCTTCTGTAACTACCAGGCTAAGATCAGAAACCGAGCCTCATTCCCAACTCAAAACTTTGCTCTTGGAGGAAACTCAACCAAGTTCTCAAGCGAAAGATGACCTGACACGTTCGCAGGGGAGACTCCCCGCCACGGAGATACCATCTCATTTTTGGGTAAAAGAGCAAGCTCATACTAAAGGTGGCGCTTCTCTAGCCGCGACATCGACAATTCGTCAAGATAAATCCCTTCCCACCAGGAAAAGAGCATCTCTTGAGTCTCTGGACCAACTCATCTGGATTTGCAGCAATAAGACCCCACTGCCTGAGCCTATGCCTGTCAAAAACGGACTCAAGTCATCACAAGCCAAGGTGGCAAAGGTGGCTGTGGTTGAGCCTTCAGGGGACCCGGCACATGGTGACCCAGAAAAGTCTAAGGCAGCAAACAAAAGCAGCAACCCGGCGGCAGTAGTGCCAAGCAACGGTAGCCAGGATATCAAAAGCGGCGCCATCGAGCCATGGATGCGACAAATGGCACCGGATCCTTTACCCCACAAGTCGGTCATTTGCGTGGAAAAGTCCACCAACACTGTTGTCCCCTGTGACCTGAATTGGCCTGGTGACATCATCGTCAAGCCGGATACTACTTACGTAGATGCCGGTCCAGATAACGTTGTCCCTCAAGGCTTTGAAAAGCAAATCCCTGTGAGCAGTGACGTGGTTGCCGCAGACCACCAGGCGTCTTTCGCCGGTCCAACGGCAGAACAACTGCAGCCGTTAAATCCCGGTTCTCGCCAAATACCTCCGGTCTTAAACGGGCAGCCGGGGTGCGATCACAGGCTAGCTATGAATGGACCTGCAGAGGGTAGTTGCAGCAATGTCGGCCAGACGTACCCGTTGCAGTTTTACATCCAGCAGGCACCAAACCAAGGTGCTGTGGCGGTGAGCGAGCAAACGGCGGCTTGGCTCAGCCATCCAATGCAGCCGCGCGTGCTGCAGCAGCTGCCGTACCAGAGGCCGTGGCTTCCGGCAAATGTGACCAATAGCGCCCCCCACCTTTGGACCCACCATTTTGGCTCCTACTTTGCCACCCCCGTCACACTCTTATCGGTCAAGGACGTGTTGGCTCGACCCAGTCCGCCGCAATGA